In the bacterium genome, one interval contains:
- a CDS encoding OsmC family peroxiredoxin, with amino-acid sequence MAIRSASAEWKGTLKEDAGGMRLGSDAFEGPFSYASRFESGSGANPEELIGAAQAGCFSMFLSALLGKEGFTPDYIRTHAKVYLGEGPTITLIELACAAY; translated from the coding sequence ATGGCGATCAGAAGTGCTTCCGCCGAGTGGAAAGGTACGTTGAAAGAGGACGCCGGCGGCATGCGGCTAGGCAGCGACGCTTTTGAAGGCCCGTTCAGCTATGCCTCCCGGTTCGAGTCCGGTTCAGGCGCCAATCCGGAGGAGTTGATCGGCGCCGCACAGGCCGGCTGTTTCTCCATGTTCCTGTCCGCTTTGTTGGGCAAAGAGGGATTTACGCCGGATTATATCCGCACCCACGCCAAGGTATATCTCGGCGAAGGTCCAACCATCACACTGATCGAACTGGCGTGCGCAGCCTATTAA